One genomic region from Campylobacter concisus encodes:
- the pyk gene encoding pyruvate kinase, translating to MIKKTKIVATLGPASDNEETMEAMVKAGVNVFRLNFSHGTHEYHKSNIDKIRNIEKKLNKRIGILQDICGPKIRVGKLSEPFYLKAGDELSIHADEIIGEKVGKGIYKVSLNQPQILPMLKVGEYVYLYDGSIRAKVVSEGKEIVKTIIENDGILNSNKGVNFPNTALGIEIITPKDKEDMKFGAKHGVNFVAISFVQDANDVIKAKNILKEFGSRAAVLSKIEKFDAVENIDDIIAKSDGIMVARGDLGIEVPFYKVPTIQKLIIKKANAASKPVITATQMMLSMAEHETATRAEISDVANAVLDGTDAVMLSEESAIGKNPVAVVEAMSKTIIQTQSIYPYNKFDEFDFFDETDMVASSAASLAVRIKADALISITGSGKSAIKLARNRTNIDIIAAAHDEQTAHMLTLAWGVTPALVLEKTKLSSLLANVMKKAYEEGYVEHDKTYLVTAGHPTGVEGSTNLIRIIRRDQLDYYLELATE from the coding sequence ATGATAAAAAAGACGAAAATCGTAGCTACTTTGGGGCCAGCAAGTGATAATGAAGAGACAATGGAGGCGATGGTAAAAGCGGGTGTTAATGTCTTTCGTTTAAATTTTAGCCATGGGACACACGAATACCATAAATCAAACATTGACAAGATAAGAAATATCGAAAAAAAGCTAAATAAAAGAATAGGCATTTTACAAGATATTTGTGGGCCAAAGATCAGAGTTGGCAAGCTTAGTGAGCCATTTTATCTAAAGGCTGGTGATGAACTTAGTATCCATGCTGATGAGATTATTGGTGAAAAAGTGGGAAAAGGAATTTATAAAGTAAGCCTAAACCAGCCTCAAATTTTGCCTATGCTAAAGGTTGGCGAGTATGTCTATCTCTATGACGGCTCTATAAGAGCAAAGGTTGTCAGCGAAGGTAAAGAAATAGTAAAAACTATCATTGAAAATGATGGAATTTTAAACTCAAACAAAGGCGTAAATTTCCCAAATACAGCCCTTGGTATCGAGATCATCACACCAAAAGATAAAGAAGATATGAAATTTGGCGCAAAGCATGGCGTAAATTTTGTCGCCATTAGCTTCGTGCAAGATGCAAATGACGTAATAAAGGCAAAAAATATCTTAAAAGAATTTGGCTCAAGAGCTGCCGTTTTATCTAAGATCGAGAAATTTGACGCGGTTGAAAATATAGACGATATCATCGCAAAGAGTGATGGTATCATGGTAGCTCGTGGCGATCTTGGCATAGAAGTGCCATTTTATAAGGTTCCAACTATCCAAAAGCTCATCATCAAAAAAGCAAATGCAGCAAGCAAGCCAGTCATCACAGCAACCCAGATGATGCTAAGCATGGCAGAGCATGAGACTGCCACAAGAGCGGAGATCAGCGACGTAGCAAATGCTGTATTAGATGGCACTGATGCTGTTATGCTAAGTGAAGAGAGTGCGATCGGTAAAAACCCAGTCGCGGTCGTTGAGGCGATGAGTAAAACGATCATCCAAACTCAAAGCATCTATCCATATAATAAATTTGATGAGTTTGACTTTTTTGACGAGACTGATATGGTGGCAAGTAGTGCCGCATCTCTTGCTGTTCGCATAAAAGCAGATGCTTTAATCTCAATCACTGGCTCAGGAAAATCGGCTATAAAATTAGCTAGAAACCGCACAAATATCGATATCATCGCAGCCGCTCACGATGAGCAAACAGCACATATGCTTACCCTTGCTTGGGGTGTTACACCAGCGCTTGTATTAGAAAAAACAAAGCTTAGCTCACTTTTAGCAAATGTCATGAAAAAGGCGTATGAAGAGGGATATGTTGAACACGACAAGACCTATCTTGTCACAGCCGGTCACCCTACGGGCGTTGAGGGTAGCACAAACCTTATACGTATCATCAGACGCGATCAGCTTGATTATTATTTGGAGCTTGCAACTGAGTAA
- the dnaJ gene encoding molecular chaperone DnaJ → MEFDYYEILEISRNASGDEIKKAFRKLALKYHPDRNAGDKEAEQKFKQINEAYQVLSDEQKRSIYDRYGKEGLEGRFGSGGGFSADFDLSDIFDSFFGGGFGGGSRQRKRRSEKYSADLEIPINLEFNEAVFGCEKEIKFDQKVPCPTCNATGSKDGKNKTCQHCGGSGRITRGNGFMNIVQECPYCHGSGEVISEPCPDCNTKAYKTQQQTVKITIPEGVDSGMRMRVAGKGNIGTNGVQGDLYVSINVKEDKHFIRHNDDVYLEIPVFFTQAILGESIKIPTLRGETELKLPVGAKDKQQFIFENEGIKSVNSRKKGRLVAQISIQTPEKLSDEQKELLNKLQSSFGIESGKSNTDESVFDKIKSWFKGDEPKGKKKK, encoded by the coding sequence GTGGAGTTTGATTATTACGAGATCCTTGAAATTTCAAGAAATGCAAGTGGCGACGAGATAAAAAAAGCCTTTAGAAAGCTCGCTTTAAAATACCATCCAGACAGAAACGCTGGCGACAAAGAGGCTGAGCAGAAATTTAAACAGATCAACGAAGCCTATCAGGTCTTAAGCGATGAGCAAAAGCGCTCAATATATGACAGATACGGCAAAGAAGGGCTTGAGGGTAGATTTGGCAGTGGCGGTGGCTTTAGCGCTGATTTTGACCTTTCAGACATTTTTGACTCGTTTTTTGGTGGCGGTTTTGGCGGTGGCTCTAGACAGAGAAAAAGACGAAGCGAAAAATACTCAGCAGATCTTGAAATTCCTATAAATTTAGAGTTTAATGAAGCTGTTTTTGGCTGCGAAAAAGAGATCAAATTTGATCAAAAAGTGCCTTGCCCAACATGCAACGCAACAGGCAGTAAAGATGGCAAAAACAAAACTTGCCAGCACTGCGGCGGAAGCGGCAGGATCACACGTGGAAATGGCTTTATGAATATCGTCCAAGAATGTCCATATTGTCACGGAAGTGGTGAAGTAATAAGTGAGCCTTGCCCTGATTGTAACACAAAAGCTTACAAAACCCAACAACAAACTGTAAAGATTACCATCCCTGAAGGCGTTGATAGCGGCATGAGAATGAGAGTAGCTGGCAAAGGCAATATCGGTACGAACGGCGTTCAAGGCGATCTTTATGTAAGCATAAACGTAAAAGAAGATAAGCATTTCATTCGCCACAACGACGATGTTTATCTAGAAATTCCTGTCTTTTTCACGCAAGCTATACTTGGCGAAAGCATAAAAATTCCAACTCTTCGAGGAGAAACTGAGCTAAAACTACCTGTTGGAGCAAAGGATAAGCAGCAATTTATCTTTGAAAATGAAGGTATTAAAAGCGTAAATTCGCGTAAAAAAGGTAGGCTTGTAGCGCAAATTTCTATTCAAACGCCTGAAAAACTAAGCGATGAGCAAAAAGAGCTTTTAAATAAGCTTCAATCTAGCTTTGGTATAGAATCAGGCAAATCAAATACCGATGAAAGCGTCTTTGATAAGATAAAAAGCTGGTTTAAAGGCGATGAGCCAAAAGGCAAAAAGAAAAAATAA